One part of the Candida albicans SC5314 chromosome R, complete sequence genome encodes these proteins:
- the SOL3 gene encoding 6-phosphogluconolactonase (Putative 6-phosphogluconolactonase; present in exponential and stationary growth phase yeast cultures; macrophage-downregulated protein; Spider biofilm repressed) produces the protein MSTKVYSYSDSQDVANSVGKYVIEQQNKAIEANGSFKIALSGGSLGKILKQALIDNKEIGSKAQWDKWEVYFSDERLVPLYHPDSNFGLFNEMVLKNLPQETTNMKLHVIDQSLLTGKDGKLDDLVDQAKDQEIAKEYANGLPKQFDLILLGCGPDGHTCSLFPGHKLLEERDELISYISDSPKPPPRRITFTFPVLENAKAIAFVATGAGKAPVLREIFSGQSKLPCALVNDIKTGVSVSWFVDSPAVEGVDVLTSKY, from the coding sequence ATGTCAACTAAAGTATACTCCTACTCCGACTCACAAGATGTGGCCAATTCAGTTGGAAAATATGTTattgaacaacaaaacaaagcCATTGAAGCCAACGGTTCTTTTAAAATTGCTTTGTCTGGTGGTTCATTAGGtaagattttgaaacaagCATTGATCGATAATAAGGAGATTGGTTCCAAGGCACAATGGGATAAGTGGGAAGTCTACTTCAGTGATGAGAGATTAGTCCCATTGTATCATCCtgattcaaattttggATTGTTCAACGAAATggttttaaaaaatttgccTCAAGAGACCACAAACATGAAATTGCATGTCATTGATCAATCATTGCTTACCGGAAAAGACGGAAAATTAGACGATTTAGTCGACCAAGCAAAGGATCAAGAAATTGCTAAAGAATACGCTAATGGGTTaccaaaacaatttgatttgattttgcttGGGTGTGGGCCAGATGGACACACTTGCTCTTTATTCCCAGGTCATAAATTATTGGAAGAAAGAGACGAATTGATTTCATATATAAGTGATTCTCcaaaaccaccaccaagaagaattaCATTCACCTTCCCAGTGTTAGAAAATGCCAAAGCAATTGCATTTGTTGCAACTGGTGCTGGAAAAGCTCCTGTTTTGCGTGAAATTTTCCTGGGCCAAAGCAAGTTACCATGTGCTTTAGTCAACGATATAAAGACTGGGGTATCAGTAAGCTGGTTTGTAGACTCTCCTGCAGTCGAGGGAGTTGATGTTTTAACAAGTAAATACTAA